A region of Solibacillus isronensis DNA encodes the following proteins:
- a CDS encoding LysR family transcriptional regulator, giving the protein MELRQLEYFLMLCEEMQFTRAAERLNIAQPTLSQQIKVLENEVNTPLFNRIGKKITLTEAGQILYRQAQTIFQTLHTTKMQMQQLASLEKGILRVGALPGELTNIVSDLVLKFMHKYPHIQVTVTSGEDIHSLLKNNSIDFGFSFSPLIENYDEQFVEIPLYTEKFCYVERKDTTTHFEEPVQLRHILNEPLVLFSNAHLCRRILNAAAKLDKLTVEPKFETSSIPAIFQFVEQGLGGTIVAKTLFDLHASDKLQAHIIQHPILERETLLIYQKERQQSPAFKAFLDLLKPALTNYQLALSANSL; this is encoded by the coding sequence ATGGAGTTACGACAGTTAGAATACTTTTTAATGTTATGTGAGGAAATGCAATTTACTCGAGCGGCTGAACGACTTAATATTGCACAGCCAACTTTAAGCCAGCAAATAAAAGTGCTTGAAAATGAAGTGAATACTCCTTTGTTTAACCGGATTGGTAAGAAAATCACCCTTACGGAAGCCGGTCAAATCCTCTATCGCCAAGCACAAACGATATTTCAAACATTGCATACAACTAAAATGCAAATGCAGCAATTGGCTTCACTTGAAAAAGGGATTCTCCGTGTCGGCGCATTGCCTGGTGAACTGACTAATATTGTGTCAGATTTAGTATTAAAGTTCATGCATAAATATCCGCATATACAAGTAACGGTTACTTCCGGTGAAGATATTCATTCATTATTAAAGAACAATTCAATCGATTTCGGTTTTTCGTTTTCACCACTGATCGAAAACTACGATGAACAGTTTGTTGAGATTCCTTTATATACTGAAAAGTTCTGTTATGTAGAAAGAAAAGATACTACTACTCATTTTGAAGAGCCTGTCCAATTGCGCCACATTTTAAATGAACCACTTGTTTTGTTTTCAAATGCTCATCTTTGCCGGCGGATATTAAATGCAGCAGCAAAATTGGATAAGTTAACGGTCGAACCTAAGTTTGAAACATCAAGCATTCCTGCTATTTTTCAGTTTGTCGAGCAAGGCCTTGGCGGAACGATAGTAGCAAAAACATTGTTTGATTTACATGCGTCCGACAAACTGCAGGCTCATATCATTCAGCACCCTATTCTTGAAAGAGAAACGTTGCTGATCTATCAGAAGGAGCGCCAGCAATCACCTGCTTTTAAAGCGTTTCTTGATTTATTAAAGCCTGCGCTGACAAATTATCAGTTGGCTTTGTCTGCTAATTCATTGTAA
- a CDS encoding sulfurtransferase TusA family protein — protein MKKTLEVLGMVCPFPLIEAKEAIKELNTGDELEVQFDCTQGTESIPRWAAEDGHEVTNYEQLGEASWTITIKKK, from the coding sequence ATGAAAAAAACATTAGAAGTATTAGGTATGGTTTGTCCGTTTCCGTTAATCGAAGCAAAAGAAGCAATTAAAGAGTTAAACACAGGCGATGAGCTGGAAGTACAATTCGACTGTACTCAAGGTACGGAATCAATTCCACGCTGGGCAGCAGAAGACGGCCATGAAGTAACGAACTATGAGCAATTAGGCGAAGCTTCTTGGACAATTACAATCAAGAAAAAATAA